A portion of the Bactrocera neohumeralis isolate Rockhampton chromosome 2, APGP_CSIRO_Bneo_wtdbg2-racon-allhic-juicebox.fasta_v2, whole genome shotgun sequence genome contains these proteins:
- the LOC126751422 gene encoding zinc finger protein ZFP2 isoform X1: MLSNFDKHIQTYDHCLYFDESCRTCLQSIADTNSLDDEVEYGNDTFVLNSLFIQLLRATNVQAPALNQCGGQTLPNRICADCTLKLLSAYDYICLVERSETLLRQYQKSYHTKLKTDVESFVITELKNDTNNEDSQNVEELETEYLLDDYNNEEDVADVDKERSDDEVSIQSKSETYMDDELQFVKFEAVNIEEVTEQVEQVNNRKRHKRTTQNADIVGKKQARFAIGSRLGTFVTTNWRKCPHCERVFARNITLEKHIQTAHTNVPPECIAAIAPKPTEDKPIQCDHCPRTFARPFALERHLRAMHPTTTIANNAESDTNPTDTAKTKKTYKRGICPHCGRSFAQASLVIHIRRHTGEKPYQCDECQKGFPRRQDLVVHKRQHTGERPHVCTICGKSFTRPNKLSRHMRIHTGLRPYKCSECHKSFTQSNDLRIHMRRHTGEKPYKCNICNEAFISGTALKTHRIANNHAAPPDAENDPYAKCRLNKAIKLDTCE; this comes from the exons ATGTTGAGTAATTTCGATAAACATATCCAAACATATGATCATTGTTTATATTT CGATGAATCTTGTCGAACCTGTTTACAAAGCATTGCTGACACAAACTCCCTCGACGACGAAGTAGAATACGGCAATGatacttttgttttaaatagCTTATTTATTCAACTCCTACGTGCTACTAATGTTCAA GCACCGGCGCTCAATCAATGTGGGGGTCAAACATTACCAAATCGCATCTGTGCAGATTGTACCCTTAAACTTCTAAGTGCTTACGATTATATTTGTTTAGTGGAACGGTCAGAAACTTTGTTAAGGCAATATCAAAAGTCGTATCATACAAAATTAAAGACAGATGTAGAATCGTTTGTTATTACTGAATTAAAAAATGACACAAATAATGAAGATAGTCAAAATGTCGAAGAATTAGAGACAGAATATCTACTTGACGACTATAATAATGAGGAAGATGTTGCAGATGTAGATAAGGAAAGAAGCGATGACGAGGTTTCTATTCAAAGCAAAAGTGAAACTTATATGGACGATGAGCttcaatttgtaaaatttgaagCTGTAAACATTGAAGAAGTTACAGAACAAGTAGAACAGGTTAATAACAGGAA AAGGCATAAAAGAACAACTCAAaatgctgacattgttgggAAAAAGCAAGCAAGATTCGCTATCGGCTCTCGCCTAGGGACATTTGTCACAACCAATTGGCGCAAGTGTCCTCATTGTGAACGTGTTTTTGCCAGAAATATAACGTtggaaaaacatatacaaacaGCACATACAAATGTGCCACCAGAATGTATTGCTGCTATTGCGCCAAAACCTACTGAGGATAAGCCAATACAATGTGACCATTGCCCACGTACTTTCGCTAGACCCTTTGCCTTGGAGCGACATCTAAGAGCAATGCACCCGACGACTACGATTGCCAATAATGCTGAATCAGATACAAATCCCACTGACactgcaaaaacgaaaaaaacttaCAAGCGTGGAATATGCCCCCACTGTGGTCGAAGCTTCGCTCAAGCAAGTTTAGTGATACATATACGCCGACACACAGGTGAAAAGCCATACCAATGTGATGAATGTCAAAAGGGTTTTCCTCGACGTCAGGATTTAGTGGTACATAAGAGACAACATACTGGGGAAAGGCCACATGTATGTACTATTTGTGGAAAATCGTTTACAAGACCAAATAAATTATCGCGACATATGCGTATACATACTGGACTCCGACCGTACAAATGTTCGGAATGTCATAAATCATTCACACAATCGAATGACTTGCGTATTCATATGCGACGACATACCGGAGAAAAACCTTATAAGTGCAATATTTGCAATGAGGCTTTTATAAGTGGTACAGCGCTCAAAACTCACCGCATAGCAAATAATCATGCTGCACCACCTGATGCCGAAAACGATCCATATGCGAAATGTCGattaaataaagcaattaaACTTGATACATGCGAGTGa
- the LOC126751422 gene encoding zinc finger protein ZFP2 isoform X2 has product MLSNFDKHIQTYDHCLYFDESCRTCLQSIADTNSLDDEVEYGNDTFVLNSLFIQLLRATNVQAPALNQCGGQTLPNRICADCTLKLLSAYDYICLVERSETLLRQYQKSYHTKLKTDVESFVITELKNDTNNEDSQNVEELETEYLLDDYNNEEDVADVDKERSDDEVSIQSKSETYMDDELQFVKFEAVNIEEVTEQVEQVNNRKHKRTTQNADIVGKKQARFAIGSRLGTFVTTNWRKCPHCERVFARNITLEKHIQTAHTNVPPECIAAIAPKPTEDKPIQCDHCPRTFARPFALERHLRAMHPTTTIANNAESDTNPTDTAKTKKTYKRGICPHCGRSFAQASLVIHIRRHTGEKPYQCDECQKGFPRRQDLVVHKRQHTGERPHVCTICGKSFTRPNKLSRHMRIHTGLRPYKCSECHKSFTQSNDLRIHMRRHTGEKPYKCNICNEAFISGTALKTHRIANNHAAPPDAENDPYAKCRLNKAIKLDTCE; this is encoded by the exons ATGTTGAGTAATTTCGATAAACATATCCAAACATATGATCATTGTTTATATTT CGATGAATCTTGTCGAACCTGTTTACAAAGCATTGCTGACACAAACTCCCTCGACGACGAAGTAGAATACGGCAATGatacttttgttttaaatagCTTATTTATTCAACTCCTACGTGCTACTAATGTTCAA GCACCGGCGCTCAATCAATGTGGGGGTCAAACATTACCAAATCGCATCTGTGCAGATTGTACCCTTAAACTTCTAAGTGCTTACGATTATATTTGTTTAGTGGAACGGTCAGAAACTTTGTTAAGGCAATATCAAAAGTCGTATCATACAAAATTAAAGACAGATGTAGAATCGTTTGTTATTACTGAATTAAAAAATGACACAAATAATGAAGATAGTCAAAATGTCGAAGAATTAGAGACAGAATATCTACTTGACGACTATAATAATGAGGAAGATGTTGCAGATGTAGATAAGGAAAGAAGCGATGACGAGGTTTCTATTCAAAGCAAAAGTGAAACTTATATGGACGATGAGCttcaatttgtaaaatttgaagCTGTAAACATTGAAGAAGTTACAGAACAAGTAGAACAGGTTAATAACAGGAA GCATAAAAGAACAACTCAAaatgctgacattgttgggAAAAAGCAAGCAAGATTCGCTATCGGCTCTCGCCTAGGGACATTTGTCACAACCAATTGGCGCAAGTGTCCTCATTGTGAACGTGTTTTTGCCAGAAATATAACGTtggaaaaacatatacaaacaGCACATACAAATGTGCCACCAGAATGTATTGCTGCTATTGCGCCAAAACCTACTGAGGATAAGCCAATACAATGTGACCATTGCCCACGTACTTTCGCTAGACCCTTTGCCTTGGAGCGACATCTAAGAGCAATGCACCCGACGACTACGATTGCCAATAATGCTGAATCAGATACAAATCCCACTGACactgcaaaaacgaaaaaaacttaCAAGCGTGGAATATGCCCCCACTGTGGTCGAAGCTTCGCTCAAGCAAGTTTAGTGATACATATACGCCGACACACAGGTGAAAAGCCATACCAATGTGATGAATGTCAAAAGGGTTTTCCTCGACGTCAGGATTTAGTGGTACATAAGAGACAACATACTGGGGAAAGGCCACATGTATGTACTATTTGTGGAAAATCGTTTACAAGACCAAATAAATTATCGCGACATATGCGTATACATACTGGACTCCGACCGTACAAATGTTCGGAATGTCATAAATCATTCACACAATCGAATGACTTGCGTATTCATATGCGACGACATACCGGAGAAAAACCTTATAAGTGCAATATTTGCAATGAGGCTTTTATAAGTGGTACAGCGCTCAAAACTCACCGCATAGCAAATAATCATGCTGCACCACCTGATGCCGAAAACGATCCATATGCGAAATGTCGattaaataaagcaattaaACTTGATACATGCGAGTGa
- the LOC126751422 gene encoding zinc finger protein ZFP2 isoform X3 produces MDTDYSVLTLSDESCRTCLQSIADTNSLDDEVEYGNDTFVLNSLFIQLLRATNVQAPALNQCGGQTLPNRICADCTLKLLSAYDYICLVERSETLLRQYQKSYHTKLKTDVESFVITELKNDTNNEDSQNVEELETEYLLDDYNNEEDVADVDKERSDDEVSIQSKSETYMDDELQFVKFEAVNIEEVTEQVEQVNNRKRHKRTTQNADIVGKKQARFAIGSRLGTFVTTNWRKCPHCERVFARNITLEKHIQTAHTNVPPECIAAIAPKPTEDKPIQCDHCPRTFARPFALERHLRAMHPTTTIANNAESDTNPTDTAKTKKTYKRGICPHCGRSFAQASLVIHIRRHTGEKPYQCDECQKGFPRRQDLVVHKRQHTGERPHVCTICGKSFTRPNKLSRHMRIHTGLRPYKCSECHKSFTQSNDLRIHMRRHTGEKPYKCNICNEAFISGTALKTHRIANNHAAPPDAENDPYAKCRLNKAIKLDTCE; encoded by the exons ATGGATACTGACTACAGTGTTTTGACCCTTAGCGATGAATCTTGTCGAACCTGTTTACAAAGCATTGCTGACACAAACTCCCTCGACGACGAAGTAGAATACGGCAATGatacttttgttttaaatagCTTATTTATTCAACTCCTACGTGCTACTAATGTTCAA GCACCGGCGCTCAATCAATGTGGGGGTCAAACATTACCAAATCGCATCTGTGCAGATTGTACCCTTAAACTTCTAAGTGCTTACGATTATATTTGTTTAGTGGAACGGTCAGAAACTTTGTTAAGGCAATATCAAAAGTCGTATCATACAAAATTAAAGACAGATGTAGAATCGTTTGTTATTACTGAATTAAAAAATGACACAAATAATGAAGATAGTCAAAATGTCGAAGAATTAGAGACAGAATATCTACTTGACGACTATAATAATGAGGAAGATGTTGCAGATGTAGATAAGGAAAGAAGCGATGACGAGGTTTCTATTCAAAGCAAAAGTGAAACTTATATGGACGATGAGCttcaatttgtaaaatttgaagCTGTAAACATTGAAGAAGTTACAGAACAAGTAGAACAGGTTAATAACAGGAA AAGGCATAAAAGAACAACTCAAaatgctgacattgttgggAAAAAGCAAGCAAGATTCGCTATCGGCTCTCGCCTAGGGACATTTGTCACAACCAATTGGCGCAAGTGTCCTCATTGTGAACGTGTTTTTGCCAGAAATATAACGTtggaaaaacatatacaaacaGCACATACAAATGTGCCACCAGAATGTATTGCTGCTATTGCGCCAAAACCTACTGAGGATAAGCCAATACAATGTGACCATTGCCCACGTACTTTCGCTAGACCCTTTGCCTTGGAGCGACATCTAAGAGCAATGCACCCGACGACTACGATTGCCAATAATGCTGAATCAGATACAAATCCCACTGACactgcaaaaacgaaaaaaacttaCAAGCGTGGAATATGCCCCCACTGTGGTCGAAGCTTCGCTCAAGCAAGTTTAGTGATACATATACGCCGACACACAGGTGAAAAGCCATACCAATGTGATGAATGTCAAAAGGGTTTTCCTCGACGTCAGGATTTAGTGGTACATAAGAGACAACATACTGGGGAAAGGCCACATGTATGTACTATTTGTGGAAAATCGTTTACAAGACCAAATAAATTATCGCGACATATGCGTATACATACTGGACTCCGACCGTACAAATGTTCGGAATGTCATAAATCATTCACACAATCGAATGACTTGCGTATTCATATGCGACGACATACCGGAGAAAAACCTTATAAGTGCAATATTTGCAATGAGGCTTTTATAAGTGGTACAGCGCTCAAAACTCACCGCATAGCAAATAATCATGCTGCACCACCTGATGCCGAAAACGATCCATATGCGAAATGTCGattaaataaagcaattaaACTTGATACATGCGAGTGa
- the LOC126767926 gene encoding arginine/serine-rich protein PNISR isoform X2 encodes MYSAGDSSGDGLSGLNQFAGMSGSIDWAAMAQQWIQMHDTSNFISMPDAPPPPNISNTPNEVKMTASTTTSAIKKSFDEKGEADMDMDEDEESARCGDTPPSPTPSTQLGKNRDHPVMQPQSPWFMQQPNIVVGPPVAENIPGNNTTPIISSAPQWNATVWPPRINLPPPVPPTMLNVPLNSPMSNPTAHIPSLLKMNVPNPNIVRMISANTGEQNPTQSVVDAKKRKMLPAWIREGLEKMEREKQKQLEREQNKQHEDPEGIDDTKYTEFVGTTDDATHTVNMKYKQSAERENDRSGCEDDGELEDLDGVAISDDTLVLPQNPTTSNDDDGSGNSSAEYDTDNENSTEQQNYKGKRSYEDRLADLMIVVRTTLTELLLDVTNQEIANLAQEAVNAHKAKASSAQVIRKSALSSITGKLGLAAYDDSTGDESSDSEDGASADNDPNNDSEEEIKASIRAKRRAFAKITDDIEESIAASAAREEQKLKYYTSLEKQKDDDKPYKKEITVGDVERNEENSTSTATISTVSKSYDRDFGETTETKLQNSNGKRQKDRNSRKERTTRFSDNKDSKSAAAVAATYMSKVHGVNANLSGNPNGSTVFPVASTTNASSVVLATGSTSTSSIAMPPESTHIAYNVASKLVDDSSGGSVTALNKNLLNAAEAAYDKVTKGHRASSSRSSASRTERERSHRSRHYDHRDRESDRYRERGSERERKRNREHESTRDKDRGKEHRHHKNKREDHSSDEDDGKEESQTSSSDTDSSSTSSSTSSSSSSQQSSHYSRTSTSSKKRREHEYDRRKSRDERSHRRTRSGRSRSRSRQRSHHHSQRGSSYRHSSAEDDNDRRTRHSSSRHGSSRKHSRSRSRSTYSSSSHWRRH; translated from the exons atgtactCCGCCGGCGATTCCAGTGGAGACGGCTTAAGCGGTCTAAATCAATTTGCTGGAATGAGTGGGTCGATAGACTGGGCAGCTATGGCCCAACAATGGATTCAGATGCATGACACTAGTAATTTTATATCAATGCCAGATGCACCGCCACCACCAAATATTAGTAATACACCTAATGAGGTGAAGATGACAGCTTCGACAACCACGTCCGCAATTAAGAAATCATTCGATGAAAAAGGAGAAGCCGATATGGATATGGACGAAGACGAAGAAAGTGCGAGATGTGGTGATACACCACCCTCTCCAACGCCTTCAACGCAACTAGGTAAAAATAGAGATCATCCAGTTATGCAACCACAATCTCCATGGTTTATGCAGCAGCCAAATATAGTTGTTGGACCACCggtagctgaaaatatacccg GTAATAACACCACGCCAATCATTTCATCTGCACCACAATGGAATGCCACCGTATGGCCACCACGTATAAATTTGCCACCCCCGGTTCCACCAACTATGTTAAATGTACCATTAAATAGTCCCATGTCAAACCCAACAGCACATATACCATCCCTACTAAAGATGAATGTACCAAACCCTAACATTGTAAGAATGATTTCAGCTAATACAGGAGAACAAAACCCAACGCAATCCGTGGTGGATGCAAAGAAAAGGAAAATGCTTCCAGCTTGGATAAG GGAGGGTTTAGAAAAAATGGAGCGGGAAAAACAGAAACAATTAGAAAGGGAACAAAATAAGCAACACGAAGATCCGGAAGGTATTGATGACACCAAATATACTGAGTTTGTAGGTACAACCGATGATGCAACGCACACGGTAAACATGAAATATAAACAGTCTGCG gaGAGGGAGAACGATAGATCAGGTTGTGAGGATGACGGTGAACTAGAAGACTTAGATGGCGTGGCAATAAGCGATGACACGTTGGTTCTACCTCAAAATCCAACGACGTCCAACGACGATGATGGCAGTGGCAATAGTAGCGCGGAATACGATACAGATAACGAAAATAGTACTGAACAGCAAAATTATAAGGGTAAAAGAAGCTATGAAGATAGACTTGCGGACCTG ATGATAGTGGTGCGGACAACATTAACCGAACTCCTACTTGATGTTACAAATCAGGAGATCGCAAACTTGGCGCAAGAAGCTGTCAATGCGCACAAAGCCAAAG CGTCATCAGCTCAAGTGATCCGTAAAAGCGCGCTATCCTCCATAACCGGGAAATTGG GCTTAGCAGCATACGATGATTCTACAGGTGATGAGAGCAGCGACTCCGAGGATGGTGCTTCCGCGGATAATGATCCAAACAATGACTCAGAGGAAGAAATAAAG GCGTCCATACGTGCGAAGCGACGCGCTTTTGCTAAAATAACTGATGATATTGAGGAAAGTATTGCTGCGAGTGCGGCACGTGAGGAGCAAAAACTAAAGTATTACACTTCTTTGGAAAAGCAAAAGGACGATGATAAACCGTACAAGAAAGAGATTACAGTCGGCGATGTAGAGCGTAATGAAGAAAACTCAACGTCTACGGCCACAATAAGCACAGTTAGTAAATCATACGACCGGGATTTTGGTGAGACAACTGAAACAAAGTTACAAAACTCAAACG GCAAACGTCAGAAGGATCGGAATTCGCGCAAAGAGCGAACCACACGTTTCAGCGATAATAAAGATTCGAAAAGCGCCGCTGCTGTTGCCGCAACTTATATGTCGAAAGTACACGGCGTAAATGCAAATTTGAGTGGAAATCCAAATGGCAGCACAGTTTTTCCTGTTGCATCTACCACAAACGCCTCCTCAGTGGTGCTGGCCACAGGAAGTACGTCAACGTCATCGATTGCAATGCCGCCCGAAAGTACCCATATCGCATACAATGTAGCAAGTAAACTTGTTGACGATAGTAGTGGTGGTAGCGTAACGGCactaaataaaaacttattaaacGCAGCTGAGGCTGCTTATGATAAAGTTACGAAAGGTCATCGTGCGAGCAGCAGTCGTTCATCCGCTTCACGTACGGAAAGGGAACGCAGTCATCGTAGCAGGCATTATGATCATAGAGATCGTGAAAGTGATCGTTATAGGGAACGTGGAAGCGAACGAGAGCGAAAGCGCAATAGGGAGCATGAAAGTACGCGTGATAAAGATCGCGGAAAAGAGCATCGCCATCATAAAAATAAACGAGAAGATCACTCGAGTGACGAGGATGATGGCAAGGAGGAATCGCAAACATCATCAAGCGATACAGATTCCTCGAGTACATCATCATCAACATCATCGTCATCTTCTTCGCAACAATCAAGCCACTACAGTCGCACATCGACTTCGTCTAAGAAAAGGCGTGAACATGAGTATGATCGACGTAAAAGCCGCGATGAACGTAGTCATCGCAGAACAAGGAGTGGGCGCAGTCGTAGTCGTAGTCGTCAGCGTAGTCATCACCATAGCCAACGTGGCAGCAGTTATCGCCACTCCAGCGCAGAGGATGACAACGACAGGCGAACTCGTCATTCATCTTCGCGACATGGTTCGTCGAGGAAACATTCGCGTTCCCGTTCACGTTCAACATACTCATCTTCATCCCATTGGCGTAGACATTAA
- the LOC126767926 gene encoding arginine/serine-rich protein PNISR isoform X1, producing MYSAGDSSGDGLSGLNQFAGMSGSIDWAAMAQQWIQMHDTSNFISMPDAPPPPNISNTPNEVKMTASTTTSAIKKSFDEKGEADMDMDEDEESARCGDTPPSPTPSTQLGKNRDHPVMQPQSPWFMQQPNIVVGPPVAENIPGIGNNTTPIISSAPQWNATVWPPRINLPPPVPPTMLNVPLNSPMSNPTAHIPSLLKMNVPNPNIVRMISANTGEQNPTQSVVDAKKRKMLPAWIREGLEKMEREKQKQLEREQNKQHEDPEGIDDTKYTEFVGTTDDATHTVNMKYKQSAERENDRSGCEDDGELEDLDGVAISDDTLVLPQNPTTSNDDDGSGNSSAEYDTDNENSTEQQNYKGKRSYEDRLADLMIVVRTTLTELLLDVTNQEIANLAQEAVNAHKAKASSAQVIRKSALSSITGKLGLAAYDDSTGDESSDSEDGASADNDPNNDSEEEIKASIRAKRRAFAKITDDIEESIAASAAREEQKLKYYTSLEKQKDDDKPYKKEITVGDVERNEENSTSTATISTVSKSYDRDFGETTETKLQNSNGKRQKDRNSRKERTTRFSDNKDSKSAAAVAATYMSKVHGVNANLSGNPNGSTVFPVASTTNASSVVLATGSTSTSSIAMPPESTHIAYNVASKLVDDSSGGSVTALNKNLLNAAEAAYDKVTKGHRASSSRSSASRTERERSHRSRHYDHRDRESDRYRERGSERERKRNREHESTRDKDRGKEHRHHKNKREDHSSDEDDGKEESQTSSSDTDSSSTSSSTSSSSSSQQSSHYSRTSTSSKKRREHEYDRRKSRDERSHRRTRSGRSRSRSRQRSHHHSQRGSSYRHSSAEDDNDRRTRHSSSRHGSSRKHSRSRSRSTYSSSSHWRRH from the exons atgtactCCGCCGGCGATTCCAGTGGAGACGGCTTAAGCGGTCTAAATCAATTTGCTGGAATGAGTGGGTCGATAGACTGGGCAGCTATGGCCCAACAATGGATTCAGATGCATGACACTAGTAATTTTATATCAATGCCAGATGCACCGCCACCACCAAATATTAGTAATACACCTAATGAGGTGAAGATGACAGCTTCGACAACCACGTCCGCAATTAAGAAATCATTCGATGAAAAAGGAGAAGCCGATATGGATATGGACGAAGACGAAGAAAGTGCGAGATGTGGTGATACACCACCCTCTCCAACGCCTTCAACGCAACTAGGTAAAAATAGAGATCATCCAGTTATGCAACCACAATCTCCATGGTTTATGCAGCAGCCAAATATAGTTGTTGGACCACCggtagctgaaaatatacccgGTATAG GTAATAACACCACGCCAATCATTTCATCTGCACCACAATGGAATGCCACCGTATGGCCACCACGTATAAATTTGCCACCCCCGGTTCCACCAACTATGTTAAATGTACCATTAAATAGTCCCATGTCAAACCCAACAGCACATATACCATCCCTACTAAAGATGAATGTACCAAACCCTAACATTGTAAGAATGATTTCAGCTAATACAGGAGAACAAAACCCAACGCAATCCGTGGTGGATGCAAAGAAAAGGAAAATGCTTCCAGCTTGGATAAG GGAGGGTTTAGAAAAAATGGAGCGGGAAAAACAGAAACAATTAGAAAGGGAACAAAATAAGCAACACGAAGATCCGGAAGGTATTGATGACACCAAATATACTGAGTTTGTAGGTACAACCGATGATGCAACGCACACGGTAAACATGAAATATAAACAGTCTGCG gaGAGGGAGAACGATAGATCAGGTTGTGAGGATGACGGTGAACTAGAAGACTTAGATGGCGTGGCAATAAGCGATGACACGTTGGTTCTACCTCAAAATCCAACGACGTCCAACGACGATGATGGCAGTGGCAATAGTAGCGCGGAATACGATACAGATAACGAAAATAGTACTGAACAGCAAAATTATAAGGGTAAAAGAAGCTATGAAGATAGACTTGCGGACCTG ATGATAGTGGTGCGGACAACATTAACCGAACTCCTACTTGATGTTACAAATCAGGAGATCGCAAACTTGGCGCAAGAAGCTGTCAATGCGCACAAAGCCAAAG CGTCATCAGCTCAAGTGATCCGTAAAAGCGCGCTATCCTCCATAACCGGGAAATTGG GCTTAGCAGCATACGATGATTCTACAGGTGATGAGAGCAGCGACTCCGAGGATGGTGCTTCCGCGGATAATGATCCAAACAATGACTCAGAGGAAGAAATAAAG GCGTCCATACGTGCGAAGCGACGCGCTTTTGCTAAAATAACTGATGATATTGAGGAAAGTATTGCTGCGAGTGCGGCACGTGAGGAGCAAAAACTAAAGTATTACACTTCTTTGGAAAAGCAAAAGGACGATGATAAACCGTACAAGAAAGAGATTACAGTCGGCGATGTAGAGCGTAATGAAGAAAACTCAACGTCTACGGCCACAATAAGCACAGTTAGTAAATCATACGACCGGGATTTTGGTGAGACAACTGAAACAAAGTTACAAAACTCAAACG GCAAACGTCAGAAGGATCGGAATTCGCGCAAAGAGCGAACCACACGTTTCAGCGATAATAAAGATTCGAAAAGCGCCGCTGCTGTTGCCGCAACTTATATGTCGAAAGTACACGGCGTAAATGCAAATTTGAGTGGAAATCCAAATGGCAGCACAGTTTTTCCTGTTGCATCTACCACAAACGCCTCCTCAGTGGTGCTGGCCACAGGAAGTACGTCAACGTCATCGATTGCAATGCCGCCCGAAAGTACCCATATCGCATACAATGTAGCAAGTAAACTTGTTGACGATAGTAGTGGTGGTAGCGTAACGGCactaaataaaaacttattaaacGCAGCTGAGGCTGCTTATGATAAAGTTACGAAAGGTCATCGTGCGAGCAGCAGTCGTTCATCCGCTTCACGTACGGAAAGGGAACGCAGTCATCGTAGCAGGCATTATGATCATAGAGATCGTGAAAGTGATCGTTATAGGGAACGTGGAAGCGAACGAGAGCGAAAGCGCAATAGGGAGCATGAAAGTACGCGTGATAAAGATCGCGGAAAAGAGCATCGCCATCATAAAAATAAACGAGAAGATCACTCGAGTGACGAGGATGATGGCAAGGAGGAATCGCAAACATCATCAAGCGATACAGATTCCTCGAGTACATCATCATCAACATCATCGTCATCTTCTTCGCAACAATCAAGCCACTACAGTCGCACATCGACTTCGTCTAAGAAAAGGCGTGAACATGAGTATGATCGACGTAAAAGCCGCGATGAACGTAGTCATCGCAGAACAAGGAGTGGGCGCAGTCGTAGTCGTAGTCGTCAGCGTAGTCATCACCATAGCCAACGTGGCAGCAGTTATCGCCACTCCAGCGCAGAGGATGACAACGACAGGCGAACTCGTCATTCATCTTCGCGACATGGTTCGTCGAGGAAACATTCGCGTTCCCGTTCACGTTCAACATACTCATCTTCATCCCATTGGCGTAGACATTAA